From the genome of Nakamurella flavida, one region includes:
- a CDS encoding hydantoinase/oxoprolinase family protein yields the protein MPPTPTDPRWRLGIDVGGTFTDLVAVPAGGTRHDLSRVIAHKVPSTPADPARAVITGLRHLLAQGIGGADVVAVTHGTTLGLNAILQRRGARVALLTSRGHRDMLHIGRARLPRSFDLHARPPRAVVPRERVVEIDVRLTPRGGTVHEPTDVGYAEARDRLAALDVQAVAVSLIGGYAGAATERALAERLAADLGVPVTAAAVVWPEAGEYERTTVAVLDAQIRPLMTAYLTTLRDRLADLGLAAPLFISTSNGGSMSLSSALQRPIDTVLSGPAAGVAAASRLWPGVDLVTIDMGGTSSDIGVLRGGRPVLTTTATIGDHPLTMPVVEVSAIGAGGGSVIWADDSGAETALRVGPASVGADPGPAAYGAGGLEPALTDAYVHAGIVDAAAFLGGAMQLDARAAATALARPATAVDVDGTTPALAVVDGAFRTATAGMAARVRTVLARHGEVPERFTFVAFGGAGGTHAAMLADALGVRRVIVPATAGTFCALGAAVTPVRRDFVASVRVPVTPGNERGSSDDHAGTTGAREISRIAADLTAEAVGWLESQGSGRAGEVSVTADARYTGQPTSLTVELTTHDVDGAAAPVDLAAADIRAAFAAAHTRHYGFADDDAVVQIDAVRVAVTGAAQELHPGDAVHRLARRPGRDVWIGRRWIRAEVLEPVLADPAGHPDRTPRARAVSGPAVVEKADTSVLVPPGWTVSVTESGDLHLVRTEQQEVADAVGPR from the coding sequence GTGCCCCCCACCCCCACCGACCCGCGCTGGCGTCTGGGCATCGACGTCGGCGGAACGTTCACCGATCTCGTCGCCGTCCCGGCCGGCGGCACCCGTCACGATCTGTCCCGGGTGATCGCCCACAAGGTGCCCAGCACCCCGGCCGACCCCGCCCGGGCGGTGATCACCGGGCTGCGACACCTGCTCGCGCAGGGCATAGGCGGCGCCGACGTCGTCGCCGTCACCCACGGCACCACCCTGGGCCTGAACGCGATCCTGCAGCGGCGCGGGGCGCGGGTGGCGTTGCTGACCTCGCGCGGGCACCGGGACATGCTGCACATCGGTCGGGCCCGGCTGCCCCGGTCGTTCGACCTGCACGCGCGCCCGCCCCGTGCCGTGGTGCCCCGGGAACGGGTGGTGGAGATCGACGTGCGCCTCACCCCGCGCGGCGGCACGGTGCACGAGCCGACCGACGTCGGGTACGCCGAGGCCCGGGACCGGCTCGCGGCGCTGGACGTGCAGGCGGTGGCCGTCTCGTTGATCGGCGGCTACGCCGGTGCCGCCACCGAACGGGCCCTGGCCGAGCGGTTGGCCGCCGACCTCGGCGTCCCGGTCACCGCGGCGGCCGTGGTGTGGCCGGAGGCGGGGGAGTACGAGCGGACCACCGTGGCCGTGCTCGACGCGCAGATCCGGCCGTTGATGACCGCGTACCTGACCACCCTGCGCGACCGGCTCGCGGACCTGGGACTGGCTGCGCCGCTGTTCATCTCCACCTCCAACGGTGGGTCGATGTCGCTGTCCTCGGCGCTGCAGCGGCCCATCGACACCGTGCTGTCCGGACCGGCCGCCGGCGTCGCCGCGGCGTCCCGGCTGTGGCCCGGGGTCGACCTGGTGACCATCGACATGGGCGGGACGAGCAGCGACATCGGGGTGCTGCGCGGCGGACGGCCGGTGCTCACCACCACCGCCACCATCGGCGACCACCCGCTGACCATGCCCGTCGTGGAGGTCAGTGCCATCGGTGCCGGTGGGGGATCGGTCATCTGGGCCGACGACTCCGGCGCGGAGACGGCGCTGCGGGTCGGCCCGGCCAGTGTCGGTGCCGATCCCGGTCCGGCCGCCTACGGCGCCGGCGGGCTCGAACCGGCGCTCACCGACGCCTACGTGCACGCCGGGATCGTGGACGCGGCGGCGTTCCTGGGTGGAGCGATGCAGCTGGACGCCCGGGCGGCCGCGACCGCCCTGGCCCGGCCGGCCACCGCCGTCGACGTCGACGGCACCACCCCGGCGCTGGCCGTGGTGGACGGCGCCTTCCGGACGGCCACGGCCGGGATGGCCGCCCGGGTGCGCACCGTGCTGGCCCGGCACGGCGAGGTGCCCGAGCGGTTCACCTTCGTCGCGTTCGGAGGTGCCGGTGGCACGCACGCGGCCATGCTGGCCGACGCCCTGGGCGTCCGCCGGGTCATCGTCCCGGCCACCGCGGGGACCTTCTGCGCGCTCGGCGCCGCCGTGACCCCGGTCCGGCGGGACTTCGTGGCGTCGGTCCGGGTACCGGTGACCCCCGGGAACGAGAGGGGCTCCTCCGATGATCACGCCGGCACCACGGGCGCCCGCGAGATCAGCCGCATCGCCGCCGATCTGACCGCCGAGGCCGTCGGCTGGCTGGAGAGCCAGGGGTCCGGCCGTGCCGGGGAGGTGTCGGTGACCGCCGATGCCCGGTACACCGGTCAACCGACCTCGTTGACCGTCGAGCTCACCACGCACGACGTCGACGGTGCGGCCGCGCCGGTGGATCTCGCCGCCGCCGACATCCGGGCCGCCTTCGCCGCTGCGCACACCCGGCACTACGGGTTCGCCGACGACGACGCCGTCGTCCAGATCGACGCGGTCCGGGTGGCCGTCACCGGCGCCGCGCAGGAGTTGCACCCCGGTGACGCGGTGCACCGGCTCGCCCGGCGGCCGGGACGGGACGTGTGGATCGGTCGGCGGTGGATCCGCGCCGAGGTGCTCGAGCCCGTCCTCGCCGACCCGGCCGGGCACCCCGACCGCACTCCGCGGGCCCGTGCGGTGTCCGGCCCGGCGGTGGTCGAGAAGGCCGACACCAGTGTGCTGGTCCCCCCGGGGTGGACGGTGTCCGTCACCGAGTCCGGCGATCTGCACCTCGTCCGCACCGAGCAGCAGGAGGTGGCCGATGCTGTCGGTCCTCGATAA
- a CDS encoding ABC transporter permease has product MADARSTSRRVLAAVPLVLVCAFLVFPLLIVVLSSFSDRNSFRFPPDGWSLRWYGQVFENAQWLQSLSVSAQLVLIVVPLVVILGTLGGYAVGAGEFPGRRVLALIFLAPIAVPAVMLGLALLHQLQGAGLVGTPVALVLAHLLVTFPFCVRVAAVSAAGIDPRLNRAARSLGASPLRAFLTVTLPLMRPGILAAAFLGAVISLGEVAVSVFVAGASGVTVPVRVYSAVQVQLEPTIAAVSTLLLAASVLVIALLDRFLNVSRLL; this is encoded by the coding sequence GTGGCTGACGCCCGCAGCACGTCCCGCCGGGTGCTGGCCGCGGTGCCGCTGGTCCTGGTGTGTGCGTTCCTGGTCTTCCCGCTGCTGATCGTGGTGCTCAGCTCGTTCAGCGACCGCAACAGCTTCCGCTTCCCACCGGACGGCTGGTCGCTGCGCTGGTACGGGCAGGTCTTCGAGAACGCCCAGTGGCTGCAGTCGCTGTCGGTCTCGGCCCAGCTCGTGCTCATCGTCGTCCCCCTGGTGGTGATCCTCGGGACACTCGGCGGGTACGCGGTCGGCGCCGGGGAGTTCCCCGGCCGCCGGGTGCTGGCGCTGATCTTCCTGGCGCCCATCGCCGTCCCCGCGGTGATGCTGGGCCTGGCCCTGCTGCACCAGCTGCAGGGGGCCGGCCTGGTCGGCACGCCGGTGGCCCTCGTGCTCGCGCATCTGCTGGTGACGTTCCCGTTCTGCGTCCGGGTGGCCGCGGTCAGCGCCGCGGGCATCGATCCGCGGCTGAACCGGGCCGCGCGCAGCCTGGGCGCCTCACCACTCCGGGCGTTCCTCACCGTGACCCTGCCGCTGATGCGGCCGGGAATCCTGGCCGCGGCCTTCCTCGGCGCGGTCATCTCCCTGGGCGAGGTGGCCGTGTCGGTGTTCGTCGCCGGCGCCAGCGGCGTCACCGTGCCCGTCCGGGTCTACTCGGCCGTCCAGGTCCAGCTCGAGCCGACCATCGCCGCGGTCTCCACCCTGCTGCTCGCGGCCTCCGTGCTGGTCATCGCCCTGCTCGACCGCTTCCTCAACGTCTCGCGACTCCTCTAG